Proteins encoded together in one Bombus affinis isolate iyBomAffi1 chromosome 2, iyBomAffi1.2, whole genome shotgun sequence window:
- the LOC126928052 gene encoding dynein regulatory complex subunit 2-like: INTFVEDRENEKRIVTTQLQKRLENLWNDLRNVFSDYRKSTEDRRKGYEIVRKKDQIDQQMITRQNMRIAILLDEIMKFRSKINSYKIESIIELQEMTKESNFFHNAYRETNERFIFGTYLFDTSLIVTVSDLLGCKKDKHKTMTMSKEYNHSVKYMKDLVIKAERILAYMQMCRKYETQDEKVLPMIECHPMQLPTTDNNILPLQTTMKDFQYLNNFWRRLNFAQIIAKELRTEKCQLLIQANYLRKLMKRYIIDETSPM, from the exons ATCAATACATTCGTGGAAGATAGGGAAAACGAAAAAAGGATAGTTACAACGCAACTTCAAAAAAGATTAGAGAATCTATGGAACGATTTGCGAAATGTTTTTTCCGATTATCGTAAAA GTACAGAGGATCGACGAAAAGGTTACGAAATCGTCAGAAAAAAGGATCAGATCGATCAACAAATGATAACTCGACAAAATATGCGTATCGCGATTCTTCTCGACGAGATCATGAAATTTCGTAGTAAGATTAATTCTTACAAGATAGAATCTATAATTGAACTACAAGAAATGACAAAAGAATCAAATTTCTTTCATAATGCCTATCGAGAAACGAACGAACGTTTCATCTTTGGTACATATTTGTTCGATACATCTCTC ATTGTGACAGTGAGTGATTTATTAGGTTGCAAGAAAGATAAACATAAAACAATGACGATGTCTAAGGAATATAATCATAGTGTAAAATACATGAAAGATTTGGTGATCAAAGCTGAACGTATACTCGCTTACATGCAAATGTGTCGAAAATACGAGACACAAGATGAAAAAGTACTTCCAATGATTGAGTGTCATCCTATGCAATTACCAACAACCGATAACAATATCCTTCCACTTCAAACA ACTATGAAAGACTTTCAATATCTCAATAATTTTTGGCGTCGACTAAATTTTGCGCAAATAATCGCCAAAGAATTACGTACAGAAAAATGCCAGTTACTGATACAAGCGAACTATTTACGTAAATTGATGAAACGCTACATTATTGATGAGACAAGTCCGATGTAG
- the LOC126928830 gene encoding uncharacterized protein LOC126928830, producing the protein MPPKSKRKTRNKSNGAEQDFKRETLLRELKLSALNTERNRRYWREMLTRVRMPDISKKIDITWQILEHAFDFKDYSIGLLLDSLQEAEDQRRTVNGAHVEIIDRSLKIHETRLTDADTLFYGNVKTALADKTFQFENINYYRNKKETALRKINLFLNHRGENATNVARSTAISKIYFLLTFSMLAESYIILTRLSLS; encoded by the exons ATGCCTCCTAAATCGAAACGAAAAACACGGAACAAATCAAACGGTGCAGAGCAAGATTTCAAACGAGAAACGCTATTACGTGAACTTAAGCTGAGCGCTTTGAATACGGAACGTAATCGACGTTACTGGAGAGAAATGCTTACGCGTGTAAGAATGCCGGATATCTCGAAAAAGATAGACATAACTTGGCAAATTCTAGAACACGCCTTTGACTTCAAGGACTACAG CATCGGCTTATTATTGGATAGTCTGCAAGAAGCTGAAGATCAACGACGAACGGTAAACGGTGCTCACGTAGAgataatcgatcgatcgttaaaAATACACGAAACTCGACTGACAGATGCCGACACGCTCTTCTATGGAAATGTGAAAACGGCGTTAGCCGATAAAACCTTTCAGTttgaaaatatcaattattatcgaaataaaaaagaaactgctTTACGAAAAATTAACTTGTTCTTAAATCATCGAGGTGAAAATGCAACGAATGTCGCGAGAAGTACTGCCATTAGTAAGATATATTTCCTACTAACGTTTTCCATGCTCGCAGAATCATATATCATTCTCACACGATTATCTCTCTCTTGA